From Alosa sapidissima isolate fAloSap1 chromosome 2, fAloSap1.pri, whole genome shotgun sequence, one genomic window encodes:
- the lrrfip1a gene encoding uncharacterized protein lrrfip1a isoform X4 translates to MGTQGPGRKRIPNKERLTAEDDALNVIAREAEARLAAKRAARAEAREIRMKELERQQKEIYQVQKKYYGLDNKWGDIEQWMEDSERYSRHTRRHASNSDDEERMSVSSRGSVRSDLDAVGAYGGLGSERGSTSHSHKKSKKKKKKHSKASNGCDDDCSTVSGWSSKLSDESRHTRSSKLDLQPGSYRSSDLYGNSSLPSSRLQTSSYNGHQLSLLHDTTNYVRKRRGSLYEDSIYSSASSRRYTGSAARVPSEYSGFLGSSSRTSSRASSACASPVEDCGGSVASFLRSAANTSSLPRDLDHVTIPDLSDVSGRVDDRLDRDYLEKGSRASTISSATLASLGGTSSRRGSGDTSITADTETSIREIKDTLTEMEEKYRKAMVSNAQLDNDKCNLMYQVDIQKDSLMELEELLFETRREYDEKAKELEREKHAHSILQFQFSELKQTLKQSEELLTEIRQLNLQRDGYVREVADLQETLEWKDKKIGALERQKEYSDAIRNERDELRDEVVQLKDILKKHGIVLGPDFSTNGEAGESGDGTGQADSDTKTSPTEGSSVLGRSEEKQPGVLEAAEGLQPNQLDEAVPQNHVTPPSPSGPASVVETCQSVEPGAPPIGNKEEIESGNTINTELNNTCSDTVESVQLASVVSAGAEDEVTREEKVSLEASGSSVERCKPPGEVKEMGNSEIEGLDPMTENQLVQKVEEVCAGEPTAEISEEVEEIRVTEKSENANVIGAGKGTLTVPEIIVSIDTSDQSEEKPLEGAADLSSSCTVVAEEEASHPPKTVAEAEAAPVSEEEAEASQTPSKEPHGTSASGKKKKRKRKNKQKQKVGAHSEQDNKHSKAQGESSLSKDPGQETGKENLGGKAVGSCVESIQQSPVCGEADSTANERPLTDTKEDAASEELGNVPCLQASDNKDDIKDEPAPVSGGDCPTKTSEAHPNPESENREHPSSDLEQQPPVCDETDSTADMRPLTDTKEDAASEELENVPCLQASDNKDDIRDEPTQVTGGDCPNETPEAHPNPESDDREHPSSDLESGPNTDSVPGGPDCSPDDEDLIDGTETLCADKDASSPKVTGDEQNEEVVQPKNIDEQENTEISVDVSESIVNTDVSESCQDQQVQVEGLPCDTPIDAQLTIDTETQLTESKLNVEHHALGDLSEDTHASDSLDKELVEEKPEGSLLMHSSDAPSQLDGSESTETDQAESTLHSTENATSQDDTTESLPVTGGNGTETQLDKAEEATEAYVQSGEVVQPMASTDEESEPVIQDQPVATAPSDDFKDHPREGSPETNDATPKSKAEDAEEDEEGEEFEFEDQDLELLPDSPRQPLTEETEEDRCSKVEVDEEHEGYQGQDQENSGSQEQSSVTQQEGGGADEDEELETRQEPNVTGGEAGSAGEEPKAEEADQVESSGMDHIPANPEHPLSSTEVEAEAAENKEVGSISGDSEGAGQVAEVEPGQQGEPTRKDSKKGKKNKGKGKEDCKMS, encoded by the exons TCAGATTTGGATGCTGTCGGGGCATATGGAGGACTCGGGAGCGAACGG GGCTCTACTTCACATTCACACAAGAAGtccaagaaaaagaagaagaaacattcaaaaGCT AGCAATGGTTGTGATGACGATTGCAGTACGGTGTCCGGCTGG AGCTCCAAGCTCAGTGATGAGAGCCGACACACTCGCTCCTCCAAACTGGACCTGCAGCCG GGATCTTATCGCTCCTCTGACCTATACGGCAACAGTAGCCTTCCTTCCTCTAGGCTGCAGACCTCCAGCTACAATGGACACCAG TTATCACTGTTACATGACACCACCAACTATGTGAGGAAGCGCAGG GGCTCTCTGTATGAGGACAGCATTTACAGCAGCGCCAGCTCCCGCCGATACACCGGCTCCGCCGCCCGCGTA CCATCCGAATACAGTGGTTTCTTGGGCTCCAGCTCCAGGACGTCTTCCAGGGCCAGCTCAGCCTGTGCCAGCCCAGTG GAGGACTGCGGCGGCTCAGTGGCCAGCTTCCTGCGCAGTGCGGCCAACACTAGCAGCCTGCCGAGGGACCTGGACCACGTGACCATCCCCGACCTGTCGGACGTGAGTGGGAGG GTGGATGATCGGTTAGACAGAGACTATTTGGAGAAG GGGTCTAGAGCTTCCACCATCTCCTCAGCCACTCTCGCATCGCTGGGCGGGACTTCTTCTCGGAGAGGCAGCGGTGACACGTCCATCACTGCTGACACAGAGACCTCCATACGAGAGATCAAG GACACTCTcacagagatggaggagaagtaTCGTAAAGCCATGGTGTCCAATGCCCAGCTGGACAATGACAAATGCAACCTGATGTACCAGGTGGACATTCAGAAGGACTCGCTCATGGAGCTGGAAGAGCTGTTGTTTGAGACACGCCGAGAGTACGATGAAAAGGCCAAG GAACTGGAGCGGGAGAAACATGCCCACAGCATTTTGCAGTTCCAGTTTAGCGAGCTCAAGCAGACACTGAAGCAGAGTGAGGAACTACTGACT GAGATCCGTCAGCTGAATCTCCAGCGGGACGGCTATGTTAGGGAGGTCGCTGACCTGCAGGAAACTCTGGAGTGGAAAGATAAAAAAATCGGG GCCTTAGAGAGGCAGAAGGAGTATTCTGATGCGATCCGGAATGAGCGGGATGAACTCAGGGATGAGGTTGTCCAACTGAAAGATATTTTGAAG AAACATGGTATTGTCCTTGGACCAGACTTCAGCACCAATGGGGAGGCAGGAGAGTCTGGTGATGGAACCGGTCAGGCAGACTCTGACACCAAGACATCTCCCACAGAAGGAAGTAGTGTACTTG GCAGAAGTGAGGAGAAGCAGCCTGGAGTTTTGGAGGCGGCTGAAGGCTTGCAGCCAAATCAGCTGGATGAGGCAGTGCCCCAGAACCATGTGACCCCACCCTCCCCCAGTGGCCCTGCAAGTGTTGTAGAGACCTGCCAATCAGTGGAGCCTGGGGCTCCGCCTATAGGAAACAAAGAAGAGATCGAGTCAGGGAATACCATTAATACAGAATTGAACAATACGTGCAGTGACACAGTAGAAAGTGTGCAGTTAGCTTCTGTGGTTAGTGCAGGTGCTGAGGATGAAGTCACGAGAGAAGAGAAGGTGTCTTTGGAAGCTTCAGGTAGTAGTGTAGAGAGATGTAAGCCTCCTGGGGAGGTGAAAGAGATGGGTAATTCTGAGATAGAGGGGCTGGATCCCATGACAGAAAACCAATTAGTCCAGAAAGTTGAGGAGGTGTGTGCTGGAGAGCCAACAGCAGAGATTAGTGAAGAAGTGGAGGAAATACGTGTGACTGAAAAATCTGAGAATGCTAATGTTATTGGAGCAGGAAAGGGCACACTTACTGTGCCTGAAATTATTGTTAGCATTGACACCTCAGACCAGTCAGAGGAGAAACCATTGGAGGGTGCTGCAGACTTGTCCTCCTCATGCACAGTAGTAGCAGAGGAGGAGGCATCACACCCACCAAAAACAGTAGCTGAAGCTGAGGCTGCACCAGTGAGTGAGGAGGAAGCTGAAGCATCTCAGACCCCTTCTAAGGAGCCTCACGGTACCAGTGCCtctgggaagaagaagaagaggaagaggaagaataaGCAGAAGCAAAAAGTGGGAGCACATAGTGAACAAGACAACAAACACTCAAAGGCTCAGGGGGAAAGCTCACTGAGTAAAGATCCAGGACAGGAAACTGGAAAGGAGAACTTAGGAGGGAAGGCTGTAGGCAGCTGTGTGGAATCTATCCAACAGTCTCCTGTGTGTGGTGAAGCCGATAGCACTGCAAATGAGAGGCCTCTGACTGATACAAAGGAGGATGCAGCTTCAGAAGAATTAGGAAATGTGCCTTGCCTTCAAGCTTCAGACAACAAAGATGACATAAAAGACGAACCTGCTCCGGTAAGCGGTGGTGACTGTCCCACTAAAACCTCTGAAGCACATCCTAATCCTGAAAGTGAGAACAGAGAACATCCTTCAAGTGATTTAGAACAACAGCCTCCTGTGTGTGATGAGACCGATAGCACTGCAGATATGAGGCCTCTGACTGATACAAAGGAGGATGCAGCTTCAGAAGAATTAGAAAATGTGCCTTGCCTTCAAGCTTCAGACAACAAAGATGACATAAGAGACGAACCCACTCAAGTAACTGGTGGGGACTGTCCCAATGAAACCCCTGAAGCACATCCTAATCCTGAAAGTGATGATAGAGAACATCCTTCAAGTGATTTAGAATCTGGACCAAATACGGATAGTGTTCCAGGTGGCCCCGATTGCAGTCCTGATGACGAAGACCTTATAGACGGCACAGAGACTCTTTGTGCCGATAAGGATGCCTCTTCCCCTAAGGTTACTGGAGATGAGCAGAATGAGGAAGTTGTTCAGCCAAAGAATATCGATGAACAAGAAAACACTGAAATCTCTGTGGATGTTTCTGAATCCATTGTAAACACTGATGTCTCTGAGAGTTGTCAGGATCAACAAGTCCAAGTGGAGGGTCTTCCTTGTGACACTCCAATAGATGCACAACTGACCATTGACACTGAAACCCAGTTAACTGAATCAAAATTGAATGTAGAGCATCATGCTTTGGGTGACCTTTCAGAAGACACACATGCAAGTGACTCTCTTGATAAGGAGTTGGTTGAGGAGAAACCTGAGGGGTCTTTACTTATGCATTCCTCAGATGCTCCATCTCAGCTTGATGGCTCTGAATCCACAGAGACAGATCAAGCAGAATCAACTTTGCACTCAACAGAAAACGCCACAAGTCAAGATGACACCACAGAGTCACTGCCAGTCACTGGAGGGAATGGCACTGAGACTCAACTAGATAAAGCAGAAGAGGCAACTGAGGCATACGTACAGAGTGGAGAAGTTGTTCAACCCATGGCTTCAACAGATGAAGAAAGCGAGCCAGTCATCCAAGACCAGCCTGTTGCCACTGCTCCATCTGATGATTTCAAAGACCATCCCAGAGAAGGAAGTCCTGAAACAAACGATGCTACACCCAAGTCAAAAGCAGAAGATGctgaggaagatgaagagggggaagaatttgaatttgaagacCAAGATTTGGAATTATTGCCTGATAGCCCCAGACAACCCCTTACAGAGGAAACTGAAGAAGATAGATGTTCAAAGGTGGAAGTGGATGAAGAACATGAAGGTTATCAGGGACAAGATCAGGAAAACAGTGGTAGTCAAGAGCAAAGTAGTGTAACACAGCAAGAGGGTGGAGGGGCAGATGAGGATGAGGAACTTGAGACTAGACAAGAACCCAATGTTACTGGAGGGGAAGCGGGTAGCGCAGGAGAGGAACCCAAAGCAGAGGAAGCTGATCAGGTTGAGTCTTCAGGGATGGATCACATCCCAGCAAATCCTGAGCATCCATTAAGTAGCACAGAGGTTGAGGCTGAGGCCGCAGAAAATAAAGAGGTGGGTTCAATCAGTGGCGATTCTGAGGGAGCCGGTCAGGTTGCAGAGGTAGAGCCAGGCCAACAAGGAGAGCCAACGAGGAAAGATtctaaaaaaggaaagaaaaacaagGGGAAGGGGAAAGAGGACTGCAAAATGTCTTAG